Part of the Crossiella cryophila genome, AGGAGTGGCCGTTGCTGGCCAGTGGCCAGGCCGGTCCGCAGGTGGAGGACGCGGCCAAGCGGATGCGCCGGGCGATCGTGTCCATCGAGGTGGAGACCCCGCGCCAGGAAGCCCTGTACTCGGCGATGATCGAGCGGGTCAACACGATCAACACCACCCGTCGTGAGCGGTTGAACGAGGCCAGACCCTCGGTGCCGCGGTTCTTCTGGGTCGGCCTGGTCGTCGGCGGGGTCCTGGTGATCGGGTTCGCCTTGTTCTTCGGCACGCCGACCTTCCTGCCGCACGCGTTGATGATCGCGGTGCTGGCCTCCCTGGTGTCGGCCTCGTTGTACTTCACCTACCTGATGGATCACCCCTTCCGCGGGCAGATCGCGGTGACCCCGGACGCCTTCCGCACCGCGCTGGTCCAGATGGGACAGACGCCGCCGTGACGAGTACCCGAGGAGAAGCCATGCCCGCCAACCCTTCCCGCCGCTGGTTGCGCCTGGCCGTGATCGCCATGGTGGCCGCGCTGCTGCCGCTGGCCGCCGCCAGTGCCGCGCCCGCGCGGCAGGACGAGACCATCGAGGTGGTGGCCACCCGCGGTGTGCTGAGCCTGCCCGCGGTGCCCGCGGTGGGGGTGGCGTTCCTGGGTGGCGGCGACCTGTTCGACGTGGCCGGTACCAAGGTGGGCGAGGGCTATTCGAGCTGCCTGATCGCCAAGGTCGCGCTGCCCGAGCTGACCGCGCACTGCACCTCGGCGTTCCGGCTGGCCAAGGGCGAGATCCACCTGTCCAGCCTGCGCAGCTACTCGCTGCTGGCGGTGACCAGTTTCAAGGACGGGCCGATGGCGGTGATCGGCGGCACCGGCGACTACCGCACCGCCCGCGGTGAGGCGAGCACCGTGAAGCAGGACGGGGATCCGTTGAACCCGACCAAACCGGTGTCCTACAAGTTCACCATCAAGCTCAGCGCCTGAGCGCTTCGAGCAGGTCGCCGTCGGCAGTGACGGCGGCGACCTGTTCGGTGGCCACGATCCGCAATTCCGGCCGCCCGTGTCCGTGCCGCCACTGACCGCCGGCCAGGGGCAGCGCGGCGATGTTGGGCACGGGGCCACCGGTCCAGTCGAGTCTGCCCGCGATGGTGCCGATATCGGTGCGGGATAGGGCTTCGGCCAGGGAGATGGCATCCGCCGGGTCGGCCGCGGTGGTCAGCGCGTGCGTGGCGACCTCCAGCAGGGCGTGCGCCAAACCCAAGGGCGGCAACCAGGATCGGCCGGTGTCACGCTGGTAGGCCGCGGCGAGTTCGGCTGCGGTGCGTCCGTCCACACTGGACACACAGCGGTGCCGGGGTGACCAGGCGACCACGGTGGCGACCCGGTCCAGCACGGGGTCGTCCACGCCGAATGGGTAGGCCAGCCAACGGGAACAGGTGATCAGCCGCAGCCGCAGCGACCTGGCGGCGGCGCTGAACCGGGCCAGGTCGGCGGTGGTGGCGGCGCTGCTGACGATGCGCACCCCGGCCACCCGGAAGGCGGAGATCGCGGCGCGGTGGTCGGTGGCGGGTTCTGGGTAGCCGCCGGGGTCGACCAGGGCCCGCTCGCGCAGGGCGGCCGGCAGGAAGCCAAGGGCGGGGTCGCGTAACGCGGCGCCCTGCGGGCCGTTGTTCCACAGCAGGCCGACCGGGTCGGCGCCGGGGATCCTGGACCACAGGTCGGCGAAGGTGCGCGCGATGTCGTCCAGGCCCCAGCAGAAGTGGAAGGCGGCCGGACCGCAGCTGATCCGGTGCACCTGCCAGGGCAGCGCGGTGGACAGGAAGGTCAGCCGCCGGGCCGCGGTGGCGGCGGCCAGCGCGGGCAGCACGGTGGTGCCGCCGAGGGCGAGGACGAGCCGCACGCCGTCGCCGGCCAGTTCGGCCACCGCCTGCCGTGCTCCGTCCACTGTGGACTGGTGGTCGGCGGTGCGGAACTCGATCGGGCGGCCGTGCGCGGTCAGCCGGAGGTCGCGGAAGTGTTGGGCCACATAGTGCAGCGGGTCGCCCAGTGGACTCAGGCGGCCGGTTCGGGGCAGTGCCACCCCGATCCGCAGTGGCTCAGTCACGGGCGCTGCGCAGCTCGCGGATCTCCGCCCGCAACGCCCGGAGTTCCAGCAGCACCGCCTGATCCGCCGGTTCGGCCGCCCTCGGCTCGGGGATGACCGCTTCCTTCTCCGAGGCGATCTGGGACTCCATCGCGCTGACCATGGTGGCGATGAACAGGTTCAGCACGGTGAAGGTGCCGACCAGCACGAAGCCGACGAAGAAGATCCAGGCCAGCGGGTCCACCGTCATCACCTCGCGCATGACGTCGGACCAGGCGTCGCCGGTGATGATCTGGAACAGGGTCAGCATGGAGGCGCCCAGATCGGTGAAGTAGCCGCCGGGCGCGGTGCTGTACAGGTTGGTGGCCATCACCCCGGCCACGTAGAGCAGCAGGCTCAGCACGGCCACGATGGACAGCACCGCGGGGATCGCGCTGAGCAGCGCGGCCACCACCCGGCGCAGGTTGGGCAGCACCGAGAGCAGCCGCAGCACCCGGACGATGCGCAGCGCGCGCAGCGCCGAGGAGCCGTGTGCGAACGGGGCCAGCGAGACCGAGACGACGAGCAGGTCGAAGCAGTTCCACGGATCGCGGAAGAACTCGCGGCCGTGCGCGTAGAGCCGCAGCACCAGCTCGACCACGAACACCACCAGCGCCCACCGGTCGACAGTGTCCATTATGGACCCGTACTCGCGGGCCACCGCGGGCGCGGTCTCCAGGCCGAGCACGATCGCGTTGAGCACGATGACGGCCACGATGAGCTGCTGGAAGCGGGCTGAGTCGACGAGGCTCCGAACCTGGCTGCGCAAGCCGTTCCCTTCCCGGACGGGTGTGCTCTGCGGCGGGAGCGTAACCCCTCACCCGGTCCAGGCGTGCCTTTCCCTGACGCTGCCGCACTTTCCGGTGAATCCGGCGGCCGGGGGCTCAAGTCAGGCGATGCGGTCCAGTTCGCGCGATCGGGTCTCCGGGGCGGCGAAGGCCAGCCACAGCACGGCGAGTCCGACCAGCACGCCGACGGCGAGGAAGGTGGTGGTGAGGCCGAGCAGCGGCCACAGCACCGACCCGAAGATCACCGGCACGAAACCGGCGCCGATCCGGCTGACCGTGGAGGCCCAGCCGAAACCGCTGGCGCGCAACGTGGTCGGGTACACCTCGGAGACGTAGGCGTACAGCGCCGGGATGGTCACCTGGATCACCAGGCCGTAGGCGGCGATCCAGGCATACGCGCTCGACGGCAGGTCCAGGTGGTGGGCGAAGAGCACCAGGGCGAGCGCGGCCAGTGGGGCGCTGAGGCCGATGACCCACTTGCGCCCCACCGCTTCCACCAGCCAGGCCGAGATCAGCACGCCGAGGGTGCCGACCGCGGTCATCAGCGTGGTGACCATGAAGGCCGCGTAGTCGCCGTGGCCCTGGGCGCGCAGGATGCTGGGCAGCCAGGTCAGCGCGCCGTAGTAGAGCACGAACACGGTGAGGAAGACCGCCCACATGGCCGAGGTGATCCGGGCGCTGAAGGTCCACAGGGCCAGGAACTGGCTCAGCATGGCGCGCACCGACAGCGTCGGCACGTCCTGTTTGTCCGGCAGCACCCAGGGTTCCGGGGTGGCCCCGGTGCGCTGGACCAACCGGTCGATCACCTCGCGGGCTTCCGCTTCCCGGCCGCGGCGCACCAGGTACATCGGCGATTCCGGCACCGAGCGCCGCACCCAGAACACCAGCAGCGCGGGCAGCACCATGACCAGCAGCAGCAACCGCCAGTTCTGCAACGGCAGCAGCGCGGTGGACACCAGTCCGCACAGGGTGGCGCCCAGCGGCCACCAGATGTCCAGCGCGGTCAGCACCCTGCCACGCACCTTCGCCGGGGTGAACTCGCCGACCAGGGCGTAGTCCACCGGGATGCAGCCGCCAAGGCCGATCCCGGCCAGGAACCGGAACACGCAGAAGGTCACGTAGTCCGGCGAGGCCGCGCCCGCCACGGTGAAGATCGAGAACATCAGCAGGGTGAGGCTGAACGCCTTCTTGCGGCCCACGATGTCGGCGATGCCGCCCCAGGCGAAGGCGCCCACGGCCATGCCGATCAGGTTGGACGTGCCGACCCAGCCGCGTTCGGCGGTGCTCAGGTTCCACTCGGCGCCGACCAGGGGGATCAGGTAGCCGTTGAGGGCCACGTCCCAGGCGTCGAACATGAACCCGAGGCCGCCGATGAGGAAGATCGTGCCCTGGGTGCCCCATCGCCACGGCAGGTCCTGCACCACCTGATCGCCTGTTCGCACGGCGAGCAGTCTGTCAGGCCCCCGGATAGGTCCCGAAGCTCCACACGTGACCCTCGGGGTCGCGCACGGTGAACCCGCGCGAGCCGTAGTCGGTGTCGGCGATGTCGCGCACCAGTTCGGCGCCGGCCGCGGTGGCACGGGCGAGCAGTTCGTCCGGTTTCGCGGTGACCACGTAGACCGAGCCGTGCCCGGGGCCGGTCCAGCAGACCTCGCCGACGCGGTGCGTGTTGAGCATGACGCCGCCGCCCTCCGGCCAGCCGAGTTCGGCGTGCACCACCTCGCCGTCGGCCTCGCCGGGCACCAGCAGGGTCTCGGTGAAGCCGAAGGCGGTGGTGAGGAAGCGGATCGCGGCCGGGGCGTCGGTGTAGGCGAGGCCGGGCCACACGGTGGGAGCTGGTGTCGTCATGCGCTCAGGCTGGCGGCCGGGTGGCTTCCGGGTCTTGAGCGAATGGAAGCTCCTCGGTCAGCCAGGCCGTGGGCGAGAGGCCGCTGAAGGCGCGCCAGTCGCGGGTGAAGTGGGCCTGGTCGGCGTACCCGGCGCTGGCGGCGATCTCGGCCAGTGCCGGGCGGTCCGGGCGGACGAGCAGGTCGCGGGCGTGCCGGAAGCGCACCACCCTGGCCAGCACCTTGGGGCTGAGGCCGAACTCGCGCTGGAACCGGGTGCGCAGGTGCTGGCGGCTCCAGCCGACCTCGGCGGCCAGCTCGGCCACCGCGACCGCGGCCGGGGCGGCGGTGAGCCGCTGCCAGGCCCAGCCCAGTTCGGGCGCGGGGATCGCGGCCGGGCGGGCGACCCGGTCCAGGATGTCGGTGAAGCAGGCGAACCGGTCGGTCCAGGTGCGCGCCGTGCGCAGTCGGTCGAGCAGCTCCTCGGCTGGACGGCCCAGCAGGTCGCCCAGGTGCACGTCCAGCCCGGCCAGTTCGCCCGCGGGCAGGCCGAACAGGGCCCTTGCGCCCAGCGGGGTCAGATCGGCCTCGATGCCGTGCTGGCGGCCGTCGTGCTCGATGGTCACCGGGGTCTCGTGCAGGCCGCCGACGAGTGCGGCGTAGCGGCGCGGTGGGCCGTGCGGAGCGCGCAGGTCGACCGTGCCGGTGAGGGTGGCGATGAAGGTGAGCTTGCTGGAGGGCAGGCCGCGGTGCACGCCGGGCGCGGACCGGACGTGGTAGCCGATGTAGCGGTTGACCAGCGGTCGCAGCCGGGGCGGCGGCAATCCGGTCACCTGGGTGGCCTGCTCCACCCGGTCAGCCTAGGCACAAACCCCTAACGTGGCCGCATGAAGGTTGCAGCCACAGTGGGTTACTGGAGCGCCGGCCCGCCCGCCGACGCCGCGAAGATCATCCAGATCGCCGACGAGCTGGGCTTCGAGTCGGTGTGGACCGCCGAGGCCTACGGCAGCGATGTGCTGACCCCGC contains:
- a CDS encoding bestrophin-like domain; translated protein: MLWDTLFVVGGAIAVSVLAAYLVDRAIPRETRARYHDVSGHFFAAVGAFYAILVAFVVVAVWEDMESARRNTYIEANALPGLYFAATDFPDKDKRVFQEISVAYARAVITEEWPLLASGQAGPQVEDAAKRMRRAIVSIEVETPRQEALYSAMIERVNTINTTRRERLNEARPSVPRFFWVGLVVGGVLVIGFALFFGTPTFLPHALMIAVLASLVSASLYFTYLMDHPFRGQIAVTPDAFRTALVQMGQTPP
- a CDS encoding allene oxide cyclase barrel-like domain-containing protein, giving the protein MPANPSRRWLRLAVIAMVAALLPLAAASAAPARQDETIEVVATRGVLSLPAVPAVGVAFLGGGDLFDVAGTKVGEGYSSCLIAKVALPELTAHCTSAFRLAKGEIHLSSLRSYSLLAVTSFKDGPMAVIGGTGDYRTARGEASTVKQDGDPLNPTKPVSYKFTIKLSA
- a CDS encoding ABC transporter substrate-binding protein, whose protein sequence is MTEPLRIGVALPRTGRLSPLGDPLHYVAQHFRDLRLTAHGRPIEFRTADHQSTVDGARQAVAELAGDGVRLVLALGGTTVLPALAAATAARRLTFLSTALPWQVHRISCGPAAFHFCWGLDDIARTFADLWSRIPGADPVGLLWNNGPQGAALRDPALGFLPAALRERALVDPGGYPEPATDHRAAISAFRVAGVRIVSSAATTADLARFSAAARSLRLRLITCSRWLAYPFGVDDPVLDRVATVVAWSPRHRCVSSVDGRTAAELAAAYQRDTGRSWLPPLGLAHALLEVATHALTTAADPADAISLAEALSRTDIGTIAGRLDWTGGPVPNIAALPLAGGQWRHGHGRPELRIVATEQVAAVTADGDLLEALRR
- a CDS encoding ion transporter; protein product: MRSQVRSLVDSARFQQLIVAVIVLNAIVLGLETAPAVAREYGSIMDTVDRWALVVFVVELVLRLYAHGREFFRDPWNCFDLLVVSVSLAPFAHGSSALRALRIVRVLRLLSVLPNLRRVVAALLSAIPAVLSIVAVLSLLLYVAGVMATNLYSTAPGGYFTDLGASMLTLFQIITGDAWSDVMREVMTVDPLAWIFFVGFVLVGTFTVLNLFIATMVSAMESQIASEKEAVIPEPRAAEPADQAVLLELRALRAEIRELRSARD
- a CDS encoding MFS transporter; protein product: MRTGDQVVQDLPWRWGTQGTIFLIGGLGFMFDAWDVALNGYLIPLVGAEWNLSTAERGWVGTSNLIGMAVGAFAWGGIADIVGRKKAFSLTLLMFSIFTVAGAASPDYVTFCVFRFLAGIGLGGCIPVDYALVGEFTPAKVRGRVLTALDIWWPLGATLCGLVSTALLPLQNWRLLLLVMVLPALLVFWVRRSVPESPMYLVRRGREAEAREVIDRLVQRTGATPEPWVLPDKQDVPTLSVRAMLSQFLALWTFSARITSAMWAVFLTVFVLYYGALTWLPSILRAQGHGDYAAFMVTTLMTAVGTLGVLISAWLVEAVGRKWVIGLSAPLAALALVLFAHHLDLPSSAYAWIAAYGLVIQVTIPALYAYVSEVYPTTLRASGFGWASTVSRIGAGFVPVIFGSVLWPLLGLTTTFLAVGVLVGLAVLWLAFAAPETRSRELDRIA
- a CDS encoding VOC family protein, with the protein product MTTPAPTVWPGLAYTDAPAAIRFLTTAFGFTETLLVPGEADGEVVHAELGWPEGGGVMLNTHRVGEVCWTGPGHGSVYVVTAKPDELLARATAAGAELVRDIADTDYGSRGFTVRDPEGHVWSFGTYPGA
- a CDS encoding AraC family transcriptional regulator; this encodes MEQATQVTGLPPPRLRPLVNRYIGYHVRSAPGVHRGLPSSKLTFIATLTGTVDLRAPHGPPRRYAALVGGLHETPVTIEHDGRQHGIEADLTPLGARALFGLPAGELAGLDVHLGDLLGRPAEELLDRLRTARTWTDRFACFTDILDRVARPAAIPAPELGWAWQRLTAAPAAVAVAELAAEVGWSRQHLRTRFQREFGLSPKVLARVVRFRHARDLLVRPDRPALAEIAASAGYADQAHFTRDWRAFSGLSPTAWLTEELPFAQDPEATRPPA